The following coding sequences are from one Mycobacterium bourgelatii window:
- the rpoB gene encoding DNA-directed RNA polymerase subunit beta has product MADFRQSNANLSQSSSNRSVPGAPNRVSFAKLREPLEVPGLLDVQTDSFEWLIGSERWRERAVERGEVSPKGGLEEVLDELSPIEDFSGSMSLSFSDPRFDEVKAPVDECKDKDMTYAAPLFVTAEFINNNTGEIKSQTVFMGDFPMMTEKGTFIINGTERVVVSQLVRSPGVYFDETIDKSTEKTLHSVKVIPSRGAWLEFDVDKRDTVGVRIDRKRRQPVTVLLKALGWTNEQIHQRFGFSEIMMSTLEKDNTVGTDEALLDIYRKLRPGEPPTKESAQTLLENLFFKEKRYDLARVGRYKVNKKLGITENPAETTSTTLTEADVVATIEYLVRLHQGDKTMTVPGGVEVPVEVDDIDHFGNRRLRTVGELIQNQIRVGMSRMERVVRERMTTQDVEAITPQTLINIRPVVAAIKEFFGTSQLSQFMDQNNPLSGLTHKRRLSALGPGGLSRERAGLEVRDVHPSHYGRMCPIETPEGPNIGLIGSLSVYARVNPFGFIETPYRKVVDGVVTDEIHYLTADEEDRHVVAQANSPIAEDGRFLEPRVLVRRKAGEVEYVPSSEVDYMDVSPRQMVSVATAMIPFLEHDDANRALMGANMQRQAVPLVRSEAPLVGTGMELRAAIDAGDVVVADKSGVIEEVSADYITVMADDGTRHTYRMRKFARSNHGTCANQSPIVDAGDRVEAGQVIADGPCTQNGEMALGKNLLVAIMPWEGHNYEDAIILSNRLVEEDVLTSIHIEEHEIDARDTKLGAEEITRDIPNVSDEVLADLDERGIVRIGAEVRDGDILVGKVTPKGETELTPEERLLRAIFGEKAREVRDTSLKVPHGESGKVIGIRVFSREDDDELPAGVNELVRVYVAQKRKISDGDKLAGRHGNKGVIGKILPVEDMPFLPDGTPVDIILNTHGVPRRMNIGQILETHLGWVAKSGWKIDVANGVPDWAANLPEDLHHSEPDAIVATPVFDGAQEAELQGLLSCTLPNRDNEVMVNGDGKAVLFDGRSGEPFPYPVTVGYMYIMKLHHLVDDKIHARSTGPYSMITQQPLGGKAQFGGQRFGEMECWAMQAYGAAYTLQELLTIKSDDTVGRVKVYEAIVKGENIPEPGIPESFKVLLKELQSLCLNVEVLSSDGAAIELREGEDEDLERAAANLGINLSRNESASVEDLA; this is encoded by the coding sequence TTGGCTGATTTCCGCCAGAGTAACGCGAATCTCTCTCAAAGTTCTTCAAATCGCTCCGTACCGGGAGCCCCCAACCGGGTCTCTTTCGCCAAGCTCCGTGAACCGCTCGAGGTTCCGGGGCTGCTTGACGTTCAGACGGACTCGTTCGAGTGGCTGATCGGCTCCGAGCGTTGGCGCGAGCGCGCCGTGGAGCGCGGCGAGGTTAGCCCGAAGGGCGGCCTGGAGGAGGTGCTCGACGAGCTCTCGCCGATCGAGGACTTCTCCGGGTCGATGTCGCTGTCTTTCTCCGACCCCCGCTTCGACGAGGTCAAGGCGCCGGTCGACGAGTGCAAAGACAAGGACATGACGTACGCGGCCCCGCTGTTCGTCACTGCCGAGTTCATCAACAACAACACCGGCGAGATCAAGAGCCAGACGGTGTTCATGGGTGACTTCCCGATGATGACGGAGAAGGGCACCTTCATCATCAACGGCACCGAGCGTGTGGTCGTCAGCCAGCTGGTCCGCTCGCCGGGCGTCTACTTCGACGAGACGATCGACAAATCCACGGAGAAGACGCTGCACAGCGTCAAGGTCATCCCCAGCCGCGGCGCGTGGTTGGAGTTCGACGTCGACAAGCGCGACACCGTCGGCGTGCGTATCGACCGCAAGCGCCGCCAGCCGGTCACCGTGCTGCTCAAGGCCCTCGGTTGGACCAACGAGCAGATCCACCAGCGCTTCGGCTTCTCCGAGATCATGATGTCGACCCTGGAGAAGGACAACACCGTCGGCACCGACGAGGCGCTGCTCGACATCTACCGCAAGCTGCGTCCGGGCGAACCGCCGACCAAGGAGTCGGCGCAGACCCTGTTGGAGAACCTGTTCTTCAAGGAGAAGCGCTACGACCTGGCTCGTGTGGGTCGGTACAAGGTCAACAAGAAGCTGGGTATCACCGAGAACCCGGCTGAGACCACATCCACCACGCTGACCGAAGCGGACGTCGTCGCCACCATCGAGTACCTGGTGCGGCTGCACCAGGGCGACAAGACGATGACCGTGCCGGGTGGGGTCGAGGTGCCCGTCGAGGTCGACGACATCGACCACTTCGGAAACCGTCGGCTGCGTACCGTCGGCGAGCTGATCCAGAACCAGATCCGGGTCGGCATGTCCCGCATGGAGCGCGTTGTCCGCGAGCGGATGACCACCCAGGACGTCGAGGCGATCACGCCGCAGACCTTGATCAACATCCGGCCGGTGGTCGCCGCGATCAAGGAGTTCTTCGGCACCAGCCAGCTCTCGCAGTTCATGGACCAGAACAACCCGCTGTCGGGCCTGACCCACAAGCGCCGCCTGTCGGCGTTGGGTCCGGGTGGTCTGTCGCGTGAGCGTGCCGGCCTGGAAGTCCGTGACGTGCACCCGTCGCACTACGGCCGTATGTGCCCGATCGAGACCCCGGAGGGGCCGAACATCGGTCTGATCGGCTCGCTGTCGGTGTACGCGCGGGTGAACCCGTTCGGCTTCATCGAGACGCCGTACCGCAAGGTCGTCGACGGTGTGGTCACCGACGAAATCCACTACCTGACGGCCGACGAGGAGGACCGCCACGTCGTGGCGCAGGCCAACTCGCCGATCGCCGAAGACGGCCGGTTCCTCGAGCCGCGTGTGTTGGTCCGCCGGAAGGCCGGCGAGGTCGAGTACGTGCCGTCGTCCGAGGTGGACTACATGGACGTCTCGCCGCGCCAGATGGTGTCGGTGGCCACGGCCATGATTCCGTTCCTCGAGCACGACGACGCCAACCGCGCCCTGATGGGTGCCAACATGCAGCGCCAGGCGGTTCCGCTGGTGCGTAGTGAGGCACCGCTGGTGGGCACCGGCATGGAGCTGCGCGCCGCGATCGACGCCGGCGACGTCGTGGTGGCGGACAAGTCTGGCGTGATCGAGGAGGTCTCCGCCGACTACATCACCGTGATGGCCGACGACGGCACCCGGCACACCTACCGGATGCGCAAGTTCGCCCGCTCCAACCACGGGACGTGCGCCAACCAGTCGCCGATCGTGGACGCCGGCGACCGCGTCGAGGCCGGCCAGGTCATCGCCGACGGTCCCTGCACCCAGAACGGTGAGATGGCGCTGGGCAAGAACCTGCTGGTGGCGATCATGCCGTGGGAAGGCCACAACTACGAGGACGCGATCATCCTCTCGAACCGGCTGGTCGAAGAAGATGTGTTGACGTCCATTCATATCGAGGAGCACGAGATCGACGCCCGCGACACCAAGCTGGGCGCTGAGGAGATCACCCGGGACATCCCGAACGTCTCCGACGAGGTCCTCGCCGACTTGGACGAGCGGGGCATCGTGCGCATCGGCGCCGAGGTTCGCGACGGCGACATCCTGGTCGGCAAGGTCACACCGAAGGGTGAGACCGAGCTGACCCCGGAGGAGCGGCTGCTGCGTGCGATCTTCGGTGAGAAGGCCCGCGAAGTCCGCGACACCTCGCTGAAGGTGCCGCACGGCGAATCCGGCAAGGTGATCGGCATCCGCGTGTTCTCCCGCGAGGACGACGACGAGCTGCCGGCCGGTGTCAACGAGTTGGTCCGCGTCTACGTCGCTCAGAAGCGCAAGATCTCCGACGGTGACAAGCTGGCCGGACGCCACGGCAACAAGGGCGTCATCGGCAAGATCCTGCCCGTCGAGGACATGCCGTTCCTGCCGGACGGCACCCCGGTCGACATCATCCTGAACACCCACGGTGTGCCGCGACGGATGAACATCGGCCAGATCTTGGAGACCCACCTCGGGTGGGTGGCCAAGTCCGGCTGGAAGATCGACGTCGCCAACGGGGTTCCGGACTGGGCCGCCAACCTGCCCGAGGACCTGCACCACTCCGAGCCGGACGCCATCGTGGCGACCCCGGTGTTCGACGGTGCCCAGGAGGCCGAGCTGCAGGGGCTGCTGTCGTGCACGTTGCCCAACCGGGACAACGAGGTGATGGTGAACGGCGACGGCAAGGCCGTGCTGTTCGACGGGCGCAGCGGTGAGCCGTTCCCGTACCCGGTGACGGTTGGCTACATGTACATCATGAAGCTGCACCACTTGGTGGACGACAAGATTCACGCTCGCTCCACCGGTCCGTACTCGATGATCACCCAGCAGCCGCTGGGCGGTAAGGCGCAGTTCGGTGGTCAGCGGTTCGGTGAGATGGAGTGCTGGGCCATGCAGGCCTACGGCGCCGCGTACACCCTGCAGGAGTTGTTGACCATCAAGTCCGACGACACCGTCGGCCGGGTCAAGGTGTACGAGGCGATCGTCAAGGGCGAGAACATCCCGGAGCCGGGTATTCCCGAGTCCTTCAAGGTGTTGCTCAAGGAGCTGCAGTCGCTCTGCCTCAACGTCGAGGTGCTCTCGTCCGACGGCGCGGCCATCGAGCTGCGCGAAGGCGAGGACGAGGACCTCGAACGTGCCGCAGCCAACCTGGGAATCAACTTGTCGCGCAACGAATCTGCGTCAGTCGAGGATCTTGCTTGA
- a CDS encoding ABC transporter ATP-binding protein yields MGVSIQVNGLTKSFGSSRIWEDVTLEIPAGEVSVLLGPSGTGKSVFLKSLIGLLRPERGSIIIDGTDIIECSAKELYEIRTLFGVLFQDGALFGSMNLYDNTAFPLREHTKKKESEIRDIVMEKLQMVGLGGDEKKFPGEISGGMRKRAGLARALVLDPQIILCDEPDSGLDPVRTAYLSQLIMDINAQIDATILIVTHNINIARTVPDNMGMLFRKHLVMFGPREVLLTSDEPVVRQFLNGRRIGPIGMSEEKDEATMAEEQAMIDAGQHAGGVEDIVGVPPQIQATPGMPERKAVARRQARVRAMLHTLPPKAQKAILDDLEGTHKYSSSDY; encoded by the coding sequence ATGGGCGTCAGCATCCAGGTGAACGGACTCACGAAGTCCTTTGGGTCCTCGAGGATTTGGGAAGACGTCACGCTCGAAATCCCCGCCGGGGAGGTCAGTGTGTTGCTGGGCCCGTCGGGTACTGGCAAGTCGGTGTTCTTGAAGTCGTTGATCGGTTTGCTGCGGCCGGAGCGCGGCTCGATCATCATCGACGGCACCGACATCATCGAATGTTCGGCCAAGGAGCTGTACGAGATCCGCACGCTGTTCGGCGTGCTGTTCCAGGACGGCGCGCTGTTCGGCTCGATGAACCTCTACGACAACACGGCGTTCCCGCTGCGCGAGCACACCAAGAAGAAGGAAAGCGAAATCCGTGACATCGTCATGGAGAAGCTGCAGATGGTGGGTCTGGGCGGCGACGAGAAGAAGTTCCCGGGTGAGATCTCCGGTGGTATGCGCAAGCGTGCCGGTCTCGCTCGTGCGCTGGTGCTGGACCCGCAGATCATCCTCTGCGACGAGCCGGACTCCGGTCTGGACCCGGTGCGTACGGCCTACCTGAGCCAGCTGATCATGGACATCAACGCGCAGATCGACGCGACCATCCTGATCGTCACGCACAACATCAACATCGCCCGCACCGTGCCGGACAACATGGGCATGTTGTTCCGCAAGCACCTGGTCATGTTCGGGCCGCGTGAAGTGCTGCTGACCAGCGACGAGCCGGTGGTGCGTCAGTTCCTCAACGGCCGCCGTATCGGGCCGATCGGTATGTCCGAGGAAAAGGACGAGGCCACCATGGCCGAGGAGCAGGCCATGATCGACGCCGGCCAGCACGCGGGCGGTGTCGAGGACATCGTGGGCGTGCCACCGCAGATCCAGGCGACGCCGGGCATGCCCGAGCGCAAGGCCGTCGCCCGTCGCCAGGCCCGCGTTCGCGCCATGCTGCACACCCTGCCCCCGAAGGCGCAGAAGGCGATCCTCGACGACCTCGAGGGCACGCACAAGTACTCGTCGAGCGACTACTAA